The Humulus lupulus chromosome 3, drHumLupu1.1, whole genome shotgun sequence genome window below encodes:
- the LOC133821460 gene encoding amino-acid permease BAT1 homolog: MVTICFMDNWLWAITLSVDFSLGQLIQVIILLSTSGKTGGGYEASKYSVIAFHGGILLLHAITNSLPISWLSFFGQLAAAWNIVGVFVLIILIPSIATERASVKYVFTHFNTDNGQGIGDSVYIFIMGLLMSQYSLTSYDASAHMTEETKNVDMNGPRGIISDVGISITVGLCYILGISFAVTNITSLLDENNDYGGYAIAEIFYQAFKSRYGSGAGGIVCLGGVAVAIFFYVMSSITSNSRYKKHYILLFNTHTHIYISYMYVYDMSL, translated from the exons ATGGTCACCATTTGCTTCATGGATAACTGGCTG TGGGCAATCACATTAAGTGTAGATTTTTCACTTGGACAGCTTATTCAAGTGATCATTCTCCTTAGCACTAGTGGAAAAACTGGTGGTGGATATGAGGCCTCAAAGTACTCAGTCATTGCTTTCCATGGAGGAATTTTGCTTCTTCATGCTATCACAAACAGTCTTCCCATATCTTGGTTATCTTTCTTTGGACAATTGGCTGCTGCATGGAATATTGTTG GAGTGTTTGTTCTTATTATCCTCATTCCTTCTATTGCCACTGAGAGAGCTAGTGTCAAATATGTCTTCACTCACTTCAACACTGATAATGGGCAAGGAATCGGCGACTCGGTTTACATTTTCATTATGGGGCTTTTGATGAGTCAGTATTCATTAACTAGTTATGATGCATCTGCTCACATG ACAGAAGAAACCAAGAATGTTGATATGAATGGACCAAGAGGAATAATTAGTGATGTTGGGATTTCTATCACTGTTGGATTGTGTTACATACTTGGCATCTCTTTTGCTGTAACCAATATCACATCCCTTTTGGATGAAAATAATGATTATGGTGGTTATGCCATTGCTGAAATATTTTATCAAGCATTTAAGAGTAGATATGGTAGTGGTGCTGGGGGTATTGTTTGCTTGGGAGGGGTTGCTGTTGCAATTTTTTTCTATGTCATGAGTTCAATCACTAGCAACTCAAGGTATAAGAAACattatattcttttatttaacacacacacacatatatatatatcatatatgtatgtatatgacaTGAGTCTCTAG